In a single window of the Patagioenas fasciata isolate bPatFas1 chromosome 22, bPatFas1.hap1, whole genome shotgun sequence genome:
- the VAT1 gene encoding synaptic vesicle membrane protein VAT-1 homolog yields MPRPRRGGVRANRPPRPILPGFIGFRAAGGSDPCAPRGRRGAGRSLPRDTGLRRGGWHRDRPAALAPPVPVPPPQPRPGFSPPAASPPLRSRSVLFRSAMSAEPAPAAAVAAPEQTPEPPAGGGEPAEHRALVLTGFGGYEKVKVQTRRGGGPRPGEVSVRVRACGLNFADLLGRQGLYDRLPPLPVCPGMECAGTVCALGDDVRDRQVGDKVMVLARSGLWQEVVNVPAVQTFLMPEGMSFEEGAALLINYITAYMILFDFGNLRPNQSILIHMAAGGVGTAAIQLCKTVENVTIFGTASASKHDFLKESGVAHPIDYRTMDYAEEVRKISPKGVDIVLDPLGGSDTTKAFHLLKPMGKLITYGVANVLTGQKKNLMAMAKTWWNQFSINALQLLHHNKAVCGYYLGSMEEEVELIGGVVAKLINLYSQGKIKPKIDSVWPFDQVADAMRQMQEKKNVGKVILVPEAPKEEAKKEEN; encoded by the exons ATGCCCAGGCCCCGGCGGGGGGGTGTACGAGCAAATCGCCCCCCTCGCCCCATTCTCCCCGGTTTTATCGGCTTCAGAGCAGCCGGGGGAAGCGACCCCTGTGCCCCACGGGGCCGGCGCGGGGCGGGACGAAGCCTCCCCCGGGACACCGGGCTGCGGAGGGGCGGTTGGCACCGGGACCGCCCCGCCGCGCTGGCCCCGCCCGTCCCCGTTCCGCCCCCCCAGCCGCGCCCCGGCTTttccccgcccgccgcctccccgccgctCCGCAGCCGCTCCGTTCTCTTCCGCTCCGCCATGTCCGCCGAACCGGCCCCGGCCGCCGCCGTAGCCGCCCCCGAGCAGACCCCTGAGCcgccggcgggcggcggggaaCCGGCGGAGCACCGGGCGCTGGTGCTCACGGGTTTCGGTGGCTACGAGAAGGTGAAGGTGCAgacgcggcggggcggcggccccCGGCCCGGGGAGGTCTCGGTGCGGGTCCGCGCTTGTGGCCTCAACTTCGCCGACCTGCTGGGGCGGCAGGGGCTGTACGACCGGCTGCCGCCGCTGCCCGTCTGCCCCGGGATGGAGTGCGCCGGGACCGTTTGTGCCCTCGGCGACGACGTCCGCGACCGACAG GTTGGCGATAAGGTGATGGTCCTGGCTAGGTCAGGGCTCTGGCAAGAAGTTGTGAACGTGCCAGCTGTTCAAACCTTCCTGATGCCCGAGGGGATGAGCTTCGAGGAAGGGGCTGCTCTTCTTATCAACTACATCACCGCCTACATGATCCTGTTTGACTTCGGAAACCTGAGGCCCAACCAGAGCATCCTCATCCACATGGCTGCAG GTGGTGTGGGAACTGCTGCCATCCAGCTGTGCAAGACTGTAGAAAACGTCACCATTTTTGGCACCGCGTCTGCCTCCAAGCATGATTTCCTCAAGGAGAGCGGGGTCGCTCACCCCATTGACTACAGAACGATGGATTATGCGGAGGAGGTCCGGAAAATCTCCCCCAAAG GTGTTGACATCGTCCTGGACCCCTTGGGAGGATCTGATACGACCAAAGCGTTTCACCTGTTGAAGCCGATGGGCAAACTCATCACTTACG GGGTAGCAAACGTGCTCACTGGGCAGAAGAAGAACCTCATGGCTATGGCTAAAACCTGGTGGAACCAATTCAGCATCAACGCCTTACAGCTCCTACACCATAACAAGGCCGTGTGTGGCTACTACCTTGGATCCATGGAGGAAGAAGTTGAGCTTATTGGAGGTGTTGTAGCCAAGCTGATTAACCTGTACAGTCAAGGCAAAATCAAGCCTAAAATAGACTCTGTATGGCCCTTTGATCAG GTGGCAGATGCCATGAGGCAGATGCAAGAGAAGAAGAACGTTGGAAAGGTCATCCTGGTTCCTGAAGCACCCAAGGAAGAAGCCAAAAAAGAAGAGAACTAA